The DNA segment ATTTAGAAGCATGTAAAGCCGGTATGGAAGGTTTACCACGCCGTCATAATCCGACGATGGCAGAAAGCTTATTCTCGTTTATGACTGTTGCGATGATAATCCTCGTCTTAAGTCTTGTTGTTTACTACGGTATCGGCTGGACGAAAGATGTATTTGGCAGTAATGCAACTTGGGTGCTTGGAATTATTACCATTGCTATTTATATTGGCTTAGTAAAATACTCCACTAATTTCCCTGAACTGGAAATTGATGATCCAGATAGTCCATTGCTAGTATTACCGGAACCGGGTCCAACAGCGAAAGCAGGTTTATACTTCCTCTTACCGATCGTGGTACTCGTATGGTGCTTAACCGTTGAACGTTTCTCACCTGGTCTTTCCGCGTTTTGGGCAACCATGTTTATGATTTTCATTGTGGTAACACAACGTCCATTACAAGCATACTTCAAACAAAATAAATCAGTATCCGGCGCGGTTAAAACAGGTTTTATCGAACTGTTTGACGGTATGATCACGGGTTCACGCAATATGATCGGTATCGGCGTGGCGACAGCTGCTGCAGGTATTGTTGTAGGTACTGTAACCTTAACGGGTATCGGTTTAGTGATGACCGAGTTTGTTGAGTTTATCTCCGGCGGTAACATCATGCTAATGTTAGTATTCACTGCGTTGATCAGCTTGATCTTGGGCATGGGATTACCGACAACGGCTAACTACATCGTGGTATCAACCTTAATGGCGCCTGTTATTGTTGAAATCGGTGCTCAAAATGGCTTGATCGTACCCTTAATTGCAGTGCATTTATTTGTGTTCTACTTTGGTATTCTCGCCGATGATACCCCTCCCGTAGGTCTTGCCGCCTTTGCTGCTGCTGCAATTGCTAAAGCAGATCCAATTAAGACGGGTATCCAAGGTTTTGCTTACGATATTCGTACGGCGATCTTACCGTTCATGTTTATCTTTAATACTCAGCTATTATTAATTGGTGTTGATTCTTGGTGGCACTTATTACTCACTATCTTCTCTGCGACAACAGCGATGTTAGTCTTCGCAGCGGCAACGCAAGGATACTGGTTCACTAAATCAAAATGGTATGAAACGATCGGGTTATTACTGATCACTTTCACACTATTCCGTCCCGGTTTCTGGTGGGATATGGTTTATCCGCCAATTGAAGAGGTAAGTCCACAACATATCGAGCAAGTACTTGCTGAATTACCGAACGGAAGCCAAGTACGTTTACGTGTTGAAGGTGAAACGCTAGACGGTGCATTCCAGACCAAGATTGTACAGCTACCTTTTTCTGACGATGCGATCACAGGTGCCGATCGATTATCGAGTACTGGTTTAGAATTACGCTTTGAGGATGGCAAAACTATTGTTGATATGATTGGTTTTGGTTCTCCAGCCGAAAAATCAGGCATTGATTTTGATTGGAATATCCTAATGGTAGAACGGCCACTAGACCGTCCAGCTAAAGAGTTCCTGTTTATTCCCGCGTTACTGTTACTTGCTGGTATCGCCGCTGGTCAACGCCGTCGTATAGCTCGTAATAAGTAATCATCCTCGGTAACAATCGTATATGCAGTGTGCTTATCCACACTGCATATACCCAAACCACTTTAAATAAGTAACTCATTATGTATAAAACAATCTTACTACCCGTCGACCTTAACGAAGAAGGTTTTAGCCACGTGGCAGCCGAACACGCTTGCGCACTCGCAAAAATGTCTGGCGCAACAATTCATTTGCTTAATGTGCTGCCGACCACGCAAATGCCTATGGTATCAGCGCACTTCCCAACGTCGGTCTTACAAGAAATTCGAACTTCAACTCAAACAGCCCTGCAACAATTTGCCAAAAAACACATTACAGATGACATTCCCGTGCAATTACATCTAATGGAAGGCAAGCCGTCAAAAGAAATTATCAAAGCTGCAGATAAATACAAGGCGGATTTAATTGTAATGCCGAGTCATAAACGCGCTAAGTTGGAACTTGCATTTATTGGTTCAGTAGCAGCAAGAGTTGTTAGTTCAGCATCTATTAGTGTAATGGTTGTCAAACCACAATAAATCTGCTAATGAGCAGTGTTATAAACTGCTCATTATTTTAAACGTACTGTATTAAACTGTCATTATTTTTCATTTAATTCATTCTATTCCTTTTACTTCCTGCCTTTTTTAGTTATTATTGCCCGTCAATTCTTTGCTATTTCACTGAAAATGAAAAAGGATATTCATGTCAGTTTCTGTATTAATCTGTGATGATTCAAACCTAGCTCGTAAACAAATGGCTAAAACACTTCCCCCTTACTGGGATGTGGATGTTAGTTTTGCAGCAAACGGCGTTGAAGGTATTGATGTTATCAGAGCAGGTAAAGGTAGCATCGTATTTCTCGATCTAAATATGCCAGTGATGGATGGTTATCAAGTTTTAGACATAATTCAAAAAGAGCAATTGAATGCACTTGTGATTGTGGTTTCTGGTGATATCCAAGCAGAAGCACTCCAACGAGTAACCGCATTAGGCGCACTTGCATTTATCAAAAAACCGGTCACAAGTCAGCAAATCGAAACCATCCTAATTAATTACGGTATTATCGAAAAAGACGAATTAGCGCAAGCAGAAACGCGATTAATGTCCCTACAAGCAGCAGAAAAAAGGAAGACAGATTTAATTCAATCCATTCCAGAAACATTACCTACGTTAGGCAACGAGCTTACATTATCGCCTGAATTTCGTGATGCATTGCAAGAAGTTGCCAATGTCGCTATGGGTCAAGCCGCCGATTTATTAGGCCGCCTGTTAGACGTGTTTGTACTATTACCGGTACCAAATGTAAATGTCTTTGAAGCCAGTGAATTAACAATGGCATTGTCGGCTGCATCAGAACAAGCAACTATTTCAACCGTATGCCAAGGCTTTATTTGCTCGGGTATTGCTGGTGAAGCCCTATTGTTATTCCACGATTCAAGTTTTGATGATATGGCAAAGCTAATGGGAATTTCAGAACAAGACTCCAACTTCCAAGAGAAAGAAATTCTCATGGATACAGCCAATATCCTCATTGGTGCATTTCTACAAGGCTTTAGCCAACAACTGAATGTGAGCTTTAGTCAAGGGCACCCTTCTGTTCTTGGCCAGCACAGTACCGTGCAAGAAATGATTAACGCGAATAACTTCCGTAAACAAAAAACCATTGCCATTGAAATTAACTATCAAATTGAACACCATAATGTGCAATGCGATCTGTTATTACTCTTTACTGAGAAGTCGCTGCCAGGTTTACTGAATAGTCTTTCTTACCTCATCGATTAACTGGTTGACTTATTTAACTACAGACCAATCAAATAACAATACAGTTACAAGGAATTGTTAACATGGATAATCAACATTCATTGAATGAGTTTCATTGGATCATGGATATGGTGCAAACCATTGATGCTGGTCTTGTGGTTTTAGATAAAGATTTCAATGTCCAGCTTTGGAATGGCTTTATGAGTAACCACAGTGGATTGAGCCCAAGGACGGTCCAAAGCGCACCGTTGTTTTCACACTTTCCAGAGTTGCCAGAAACATGGCTGCGCAGTAAAATTGAATCGGTGTTTTTACTAAAAAACAACGCCTTTACCAGTTGGGAACAACGTCCGTATATTTTCCGTTTTAATAACTACCGCCCAGTCACCGGCATTTCTGAATTTATGTATCAAAATATGACGATCATACCGCTAGCCTCGCTCACAGGCGAAGTAACGCACGTTAGTTTGATTATTTATGATGTAACCGATATTGCGATTAACCGTATGCAACTTGATAAAGCCAATGCCAAACTCGCTCATTTAAGTCAAACAGATACGCTTACACAGCTAAATAATCGCCATCGCTGGAATAACCTCATTGATAGTGAATTTAAACGAGTTAAACGCTATGAGCAGATATCAACATTCATGATGCTAGATATCGATCACTTCAAAAATGTGAATGATACGTATGGCCACGTCGCTGGCGACAAGGTCATAGCTGAAGTATCGAGAATGATCCGTGAGAATATGCGCGAAACTGATTTTTCGGCACGATACGGTGGTGACGAATTTGCCATTTGTTTAACTAATACCACAGCAAATAACGCGATAATCTTAGCAGACCGTCTTCGTCAAGTAATTGAGAATACTGTAATCACAGATGATGATAACAACATAAAAGTAACAATATCAATTGGCATGGCCGAATTCACTGCGAATACCGATACAGTCGATACTTGGACTAAAAATGCCGATTGTGCATTATATAAGAGCAAAGAAAATGGCCGTAACCAATACTCGATATTTAAGCCGCGTCGTTAAGTACAGCTTAAGCTAATCTATATAAACGAAAAAGGTATAGCAGATGCTATACCTTTTTTATATTTATCATTTTTCATTTAAGCTAACTGTTTTCAGCAGTTGGTTCTTCCTGAACACTTTCTGGCTGCTGAATAATCTCTTCTTGCTGAGGCGCTTCAGTTTCTAACGCCATTTTTTCACGTTCTGCTTTAGCAATGTAACGTGGCTTATTAGAATGTGGGGCTAATTTAGCATTGGCTTTTTTAGCTCTTTTCTTTAATGTCGAAACAACTTTTTTCTTTCTATTCATTATTTAATCTTACTACTTGTCTTCAGGTCGGTATTTTACTTGCATGCCTGCAAGGAAGTTACGTAATATTTGATCTTTACATTCACGGTAATGTTTGTGATCAGGTTTACGGAAAAATGCACTTAGTTCGTGTTTACCTAAACGGAATTCAGCAAGTGCTAATAATTCAAGAACGTCTTCATTCTTAAGATCTAAAGCAATTTTTAACTTACGTAAAATAATGTTGTTATTGATCGCGTTTTCAGGCGCAGGTTGTGGACCGTCTTTTTTACCGCGTTTCGCATTAATTAGACCATTCAAAAAAGTTGCCATCTGCGTATCACTACAACTCACATAGGCTGGATCATCATCTTTTTTTAACCAATTGCTGATTTCGCCACGTGTAACATCAGCTTCAGCTTGTTTAAACAAGGCTATCATTTGGTCGTCACTGAAATTAAAAGTGTAGCGAATACGGCGTAAAATATCATTATTGGTCATTAATTAGTCCTAATAAGGCTAGCGTGATGTCGTTATGACTCACAATTTAAGTTATGGCGCACAGTATAGCAGATAACCCAGAGTTGATAACAGGCAATACTTACGATCTAAACACCCTAAGCAAATAAGATCACCCACCTAGACTCACGTCTCTTCATTTAGAAAAATTAATTCGAGCTATGAGGGCAATCATCCTGCAACCAATGTCTTATTTTATTATATACATCAGGATGATAAAGTAAGTCCATATGATTCATATCTCGACCAATCCACTGATGGTGTTCAGGAAAGGTAAGGTGCCGTAAATCATCATTATGACGACCTAAGGCACTATCTACATTTACAAAACCATCACCAATTAAACCATCGCCGACTACTGTTGATTGCTTACCTTTCACTGCAGCAACCGTATAACAATGTACACCATTAGGTAATGCTAATGATCTACGATCGTCCACCGCATAAGTAAAACGATCTTTACCCTGCCAGTCTTCATCGATAATCGAACCATAACGTAAGTCAGTAATACCTGCGCTACGAATTTGACCTAACTTAGCAAAAGGTAAACTATATGGATTGGAACCAAGTAAGAGATCAATCAAGTTACCGCCTTTTTCAAGTGCCGAGCCATGATGCGGCGTACCTAAAAACACCATCTTATTGACTTGTTCTAACCAAGTATGCTGTGCTTCTTTACCATAATGAAACGCACTACGAGAGACGAGTCCCCCCATACTGTGAGCCAGAATAGACAATGACAAAGGTTGCGGTGATATCGTCACTAAATACTGTAATAGTGCGGCTAAGTCACGGCCATTTTCTGAAATATGTCGACCGGTATTATAGTGTAAGTAAATCGGTTCATAACCAAGATCACGTGCTAATTCTATACCGTGATTATGTTCGTCAACTTGCCACTGTAAATCATTCATACATAACCCGTGCACCATTAGCAATAT comes from the Moritella yayanosii genome and includes:
- a CDS encoding TRAP transporter permease; amino-acid sequence: MSKTENKTTSMDAELQEMLAQSDTGARDPQGVTKKILLIVPFIWALFQLWYASPLPFVLNFGIINDTEARSIHLAFAIFLAFTAYPAMKSSPRDHVPLTDWIFAFAGAFSAGYLFLFYNELAGRSGAPTTFDTAVAVTGMLMLLEATRRSLGAPLMIVALVFLTYTFAGPHMPDIIAHKGASLTKTMSHQWLTTEGVFGVAVGVSTSFVFLFVLFGSLLDKAGAGNYFIKVAFSLLGHMRGGPAKAAVVASGLSGLVSGSSIANVVTTGTFTIPLMKRVGFSATKAGAIEVAASTNGQLTPPIMGAAAFLMVEYVGIPYIDVIKAAILPALISYIALLYIVHLEACKAGMEGLPRRHNPTMAESLFSFMTVAMIILVLSLVVYYGIGWTKDVFGSNATWVLGIITIAIYIGLVKYSTNFPELEIDDPDSPLLVLPEPGPTAKAGLYFLLPIVVLVWCLTVERFSPGLSAFWATMFMIFIVVTQRPLQAYFKQNKSVSGAVKTGFIELFDGMITGSRNMIGIGVATAAAGIVVGTVTLTGIGLVMTEFVEFISGGNIMLMLVFTALISLILGMGLPTTANYIVVSTLMAPVIVEIGAQNGLIVPLIAVHLFVFYFGILADDTPPVGLAAFAAAAIAKADPIKTGIQGFAYDIRTAILPFMFIFNTQLLLIGVDSWWHLLLTIFSATTAMLVFAAATQGYWFTKSKWYETIGLLLITFTLFRPGFWWDMVYPPIEEVSPQHIEQVLAELPNGSQVRLRVEGETLDGAFQTKIVQLPFSDDAITGADRLSSTGLELRFEDGKTIVDMIGFGSPAEKSGIDFDWNILMVERPLDRPAKEFLFIPALLLLAGIAAGQRRRIARNK
- a CDS encoding universal stress protein, which produces MYKTILLPVDLNEEGFSHVAAEHACALAKMSGATIHLLNVLPTTQMPMVSAHFPTSVLQEIRTSTQTALQQFAKKHITDDIPVQLHLMEGKPSKEIIKAADKYKADLIVMPSHKRAKLELAFIGSVAARVVSSASISVMVVKPQ
- a CDS encoding response regulator, with amino-acid sequence MSVSVLICDDSNLARKQMAKTLPPYWDVDVSFAANGVEGIDVIRAGKGSIVFLDLNMPVMDGYQVLDIIQKEQLNALVIVVSGDIQAEALQRVTALGALAFIKKPVTSQQIETILINYGIIEKDELAQAETRLMSLQAAEKRKTDLIQSIPETLPTLGNELTLSPEFRDALQEVANVAMGQAADLLGRLLDVFVLLPVPNVNVFEASELTMALSAASEQATISTVCQGFICSGIAGEALLLFHDSSFDDMAKLMGISEQDSNFQEKEILMDTANILIGAFLQGFSQQLNVSFSQGHPSVLGQHSTVQEMINANNFRKQKTIAIEINYQIEHHNVQCDLLLLFTEKSLPGLLNSLSYLID
- a CDS encoding GGDEF domain-containing protein, producing the protein MDNQHSLNEFHWIMDMVQTIDAGLVVLDKDFNVQLWNGFMSNHSGLSPRTVQSAPLFSHFPELPETWLRSKIESVFLLKNNAFTSWEQRPYIFRFNNYRPVTGISEFMYQNMTIIPLASLTGEVTHVSLIIYDVTDIAINRMQLDKANAKLAHLSQTDTLTQLNNRHRWNNLIDSEFKRVKRYEQISTFMMLDIDHFKNVNDTYGHVAGDKVIAEVSRMIRENMRETDFSARYGGDEFAICLTNTTANNAIILADRLRQVIENTVITDDDNNIKVTISIGMAEFTANTDTVDTWTKNADCALYKSKENGRNQYSIFKPRR
- a CDS encoding DUF2986 domain-containing protein, with amino-acid sequence MNRKKKVVSTLKKRAKKANAKLAPHSNKPRYIAKAEREKMALETEAPQQEEIIQQPESVQEEPTAENS
- a CDS encoding YehS family protein, coding for MTNNDILRRIRYTFNFSDDQMIALFKQAEADVTRGEISNWLKKDDDPAYVSCSDTQMATFLNGLINAKRGKKDGPQPAPENAINNNIILRKLKIALDLKNEDVLELLALAEFRLGKHELSAFFRKPDHKHYRECKDQILRNFLAGMQVKYRPEDK
- a CDS encoding PGAP1-like alpha/beta domain-containing protein — protein: MFNTRRKSKSLEIKRSHSDRANDIRGVNQLAVDAVTGLTDIVEALHYTILSLGQNDKDQPTTTRGVTGFVYRNIRNVTAFVGDKIDLSLLQFGSVFGQHELSFQREVAISMLNGVLGDYLLERENPLAVIMQLRRDGKALSDVALRKLIETSDGKILLMVHGLCMNDLQWQVDEHNHGIELARDLGYEPIYLHYNTGRHISENGRDLAALLQYLVTISPQPLSLSILAHSMGGLVSRSAFHYGKEAQHTWLEQVNKMVFLGTPHHGSALEKGGNLIDLLLGSNPYSLPFAKLGQIRSAGITDLRYGSIIDEDWQGKDRFTYAVDDRRSLALPNGVHCYTVAAVKGKQSTVVGDGLIGDGFVNVDSALGRHNDDLRHLTFPEHHQWIGRDMNHMDLLYHPDVYNKIRHWLQDDCPHSSN